The following proteins are co-located in the Phaeodactylum tricornutum CCAP 1055/1 chromosome 2, whole genome shotgun sequence genome:
- a CDS encoding predicted protein, giving the protein MKANPTELNRMDEQSDDDCIGRLLRTCASLTDKALSANILTAPDDVSEDHIDADIERETAISRWLDRQLLEYESRLKTLRNTGSTAFPAKSSRGVVQQQLVDASIRIQQEHMLLERIMRSRTARNVAFSKEPTPDDLLLQQAQQVCQRQVQRALEKSRELEQVQQDVMTATEDSRRMQTESRSCWESLVREGEDDVVISNASTKESKDERQLRVLGRVLVDLVTSSNIDWYEDDKLQEIMQRLEQLDHR; this is encoded by the coding sequence ATGAAAGCCAATCCAACTGAGTTGAATAGAATGGACGAACAATCGGACGACGACTGCATTGGACGTCTCTTGCGGACATGCGCTTCATTGACggacaaggccttgtcggCCAATATCTTGACGGCTCCGGATGATGTGTCGGAGGACCATATTGACGCCGATATAGAGCGTGAAACCGCTATATCTCGATGGCTTGATCGGCAATTACTAGAGTACGAGTCGCGCCTGAAGACGCTCAGGAACACTGGCAGTACGGCATTCCCAGCGAAATCCTCCCGTGGCGTCGTGCAACAGCAATTGGTGGATGCCTCGATCCGAATACAACAAGAACACatgcttttggaaagaattATGCGATCCAGGACTGCTCGAAACGTTGCCTTCTCGAAGGAACCGACGCCCGACGATCTGCTTCTACAGCAAGCCCAGCAAGTCTGTCAACGTCAAGTCCAGCGCGCATTGGAAAAGAGCCGCGAGCTGGAACAGGTACAGCAAGATGTGATGACGGCTACTGAGGACAGTCGAAGAATGCAGACAGAGAGTCGAAGCTGTTGGGAGAGTCTAGTTCGAGAAGGAGAAGATGACGTGGTAATCTCTAATGCATCCACCAAGGAATCCAAGGACGAGCGGCAATTGCGTGTTCTAGGAAGGGTTCTGGTAGACCTTGTCACGTCCAGCAATATCGATTGGTATGAAGACGACAAACTTCAGGAAATAATGCAGCGATTGGAGCAACTCGACCATAGATGA
- the helicase_4 gene encoding predicted protein (ATP-dependent helicase highly closed to the Thalassiosira protein thaps1 97518), which produces MAGRDVIGIAKTGSGKTLAYVLPLLRHMDAQPDLGPHESGPLGLILAPARELAYQIHVVCKNMAKPLGYKSTAVYGGAGVAEQIADLKRGTHIVTATPGRLIDILTMQSGKILSLQRVTYVVMDEADRMYDMGFAPQISAILAAVRPDRQTVLFSATFPKAVESLARKSLQYPVEVMVGGRSVASDSVTQYAERVEEDEKFLRLLQVLGEQVEGTKKVIVFVDTQVRADNLFEQLLRNGYSTLSLHGGKEQEDRDSTISDFKRKDGPNVLVATGVAGRGLDVGSCTCVINFSAPNHLEAYVHQVGRTGRAGNRGVAYTFVSSTDEAKFAPNVVRAMSEAGQGDNISPELRQLSDEFQAKVEKGEARYAGSGFKGKGYTYDSTELSEAQKMARLEKRQALLEAGLLDPDEEDPYANDTNDSHLKNDSASSSTQMKKVAGIEMEIPDTLTPEILALPGMKEALLRKAGIILPTAGNEGEAATEPLLGPVRMGDNHWLREFEINEYPREARWKVTQKDTTSRLQEEFRTAVTLKGTYFGPGKEPKDDERKLYLHLEATSDRMLQDCVQEIQRLLNEETLRVSAKQGVGGGSHKYNVLA; this is translated from the exons ATGGCCGGTCGGGATGTCATTGGTATTGCCAAAACAGGCAGCGGCAAAACGCTGGCCTACGTTTTACCCCTTTTGCGTCATATGGACGCGCAGCCAGATTTGGGTCCGCACGAATCCGGACCCCTCGGACTCATTCTGGCACCCGCACGGGAATTGGCCTACCAAATCCACGTCGTCTGCAAAAATATGGCCAAACCGTTAGGCTACAA GTCCACTGCTGTGTACGGAGGTGCCGGTGTGGCGGAACAAATTGCCGATCTCAAGCGTGGTACACACATTGTCACAGCCACGCCGGGTCGATTGATTGATATACTAACAATGCAGTCGGGCAAAATCCTGTCGCTACAGCGCGTCACGTACGTGgtcatggacgaagccgatcgCATGTACGATATGGGCTTTGCTCCACAGATTTCGGCCATTTTAGCGGCGGTTCGTCCGGATCGACAGACCGTGCTTTTTTCGGCGACCTTCCCCAAGGCGGTGGAATCGCTGGCCCGCAAATCACTCCAGTACCCGGTCGAAGTGATGGTAGGCGGTCGCTCGGTAGCATCGGATAGTGTCACACAGTACGCCGAACGAGTTGAAGAGGACGAAAAATTTCTGCGTCTCCTGCAAGTCCTGGGCGAGCAAGTGGAGGGAACCAAAAAGGTTATCGTGTTTGTCGACACGCAAGTGCGCGCGGACAACTTGTTTGAACAATTGCTCCGCAATGGCTATTCCACCTTGTCGCTACACGGAGGCAAGGAACAAGAGGATCGGGATTCCACCATTTCAGACTTTAAGCGTAAGGATGGTCCCAATGTTCTGGTGGCCACTGGAGTGGCGGGACGTGGACTGGATGTTGGGTCGTGTACTTGCGTCATCAATTTTTCGGCACCCAACCACCTGGAAGCGTACGTGCACCAAGTGGGACGAACGGGTCGTGCTGGAAACCGTGGTGTCGCCTACACTTTTGTAAGCTCGACCGACGAAGCCAAATTTGCCCCTAACGTTGTGCGTGCAATGAGTGAAGCTGGACAAGGTGACAACATCAGCCCTGAGCTGAGGCAGCTCTCTGACGAATTTCAAGCCAAGGTAGAAAAGGGAGAGGCACGTTACGCCGGATCCGGATTCAAAGGCAAGGGGTACACGTATGACTCGACCGAATTGAGCGAAGCGCAAAAGATGGCTCGACTGGAAAAACGGCAAGCCCTGCTGGAGGCCGGGCTGCTCGAtccagacgaagaagacCCGTATGCgaacgacaccaacgacaGCCATCTTAAAAACGACTCAGCCAGTAGTTCTACGCAAATGAAAAAAGTGGCCGGCATTGAAATGGAAATTCCTGATACATTGACACCCGAAATCCTAGCTTTGCCCGGAATGAAGGAAGCTTTGCTACGGAAAGCCGGCATCATCCTACCGACTGCTGGGAACGAAGGCGAGGCGGCCACCGAGCCTCTGCTTGGACCTGTCCGCATGGGCGACAACCACTGGCTGCGAGAGTTTGAAATCaacgaatatccaagagaAGCGCGGTGGAAGGTTACGCAAAAGGATACGACTTCGAGACTACAGGAGGAATTTAGGACAGCGGTCACACTCAAGGGTACGTATTTTGGTCCAGGAAAGGAGCCCAAGGACGACGAGCGTAAGCTTTACTTGCATCTGGAAGCTACTAGTGATCGAATGCTACAGGATTGCGTGCAGGAAATTCAACGACTTCTCAACGAAGAAACGTTGCGTGTGAGTGCGAAGCAAGGCGTTGGCGGCGGTTCTCATAAGTATAATGTGTTAGCTTAG